Proteins found in one Patagioenas fasciata isolate bPatFas1 chromosome 13, bPatFas1.hap1, whole genome shotgun sequence genomic segment:
- the CNOT1 gene encoding CCR4-NOT transcription complex subunit 1 isoform X8 yields the protein MNLDSLSLALSQISYLVDNLTKKNYRASQQEIQHIVNRHGPEADRHLLRCLFSHVDFSGDGKSSGKDFHQTQFLIQECASLITKPNFISTLSYAIDNPLHYQKSLKPSPHLFAQLSKVIKLSKVQEVIFGLALLNSFSSDLRGFAAQFIKQKLPDLLRSYIDADVSGNQEGGFQDIAIEVLHLLLSHLLFGQKGAFGVGQEQIDAFLKTLRRDFPQERCPVVLAPLLYPEKRDILMDRILPDSGGIAKTMMESSLADFMQEVGYGFCTSVEECRNIIMQFGVREVTAAQVARVLGMMARTHSGLTDGIPLQSISAPGSGIWSDGKDKSDGAQAHTWNVEVLIDVLKELNPSLDFKVVTYELDHPGFQIRDSKGLHIVVFGIQRGLGMEVFPVNAIYRPWKHAEGQLSFIQHSLINPDIFCFADYPCHTVATDILKAPPEDDNREIATWKSLDLIESLLRLAEVGQYEQVKQLFSFPIKHCPDMLVLALLQINTSWHTLRHELISTLMPIFLGNHPNSAIILHYAWHGQGQSPSIRQLIMHAMAEWYMRGEQYDQAKLSRILDVAQDLKALSMLLNGTPFAFVIDLAALASRREYLKLDKWLTDKIREHGEPFIQACMTFLKRRCPSILGGLAPEKDQPKSAQLPPETLATMLACLQACAGSVSQELSETILTMVANCSNVMNKARQPPPGVMPKGRPPSASSLDAISPVQIDSLAGMASLSLGGSAAPHTQSMQGFPPNLGSAFSTPQSPAKAFPPLSTQNQTTGFSGIGGLSSQLPVGGLSTGSLTGIGTGALGLPAVNNDPFVQRKLSTSGLNQPTFQQTDLSQVWPEANQHFSKEIDDEANSYFQRIYNHPPHPTMSVDEVLEMLQRFKDSNIKREREVFNCMLRNLFEEYRFFPQYPDKELHITACLFGGIIEKGLVTYMALGLALRYVLEALRKPFASKMYYFGIAALDRFKNRLKDYPQYCQHLASISHFIQFPHHLQEYIEYGQQSRDPPVKMQGSITTPGSIALAQAQAQAQVPAKAPLAGQVSTIVTTSTTTTVAKTITITRPTGVSFKKDVPPSINTTNIDTLLVATDQTERIVEPPENVQEKIAFIFNNLSQSNMTQKVEELKETVKEEFMPWVSQYLVMKRVSIEPNFHSLYSNFLDTLKNPEFNKMVLNETYRNIKVLLTSDKAAANFSDRSLLKNLGHWLGMITLAKNKPILHTDLDVKSLLLEAYVKGQQELLYVVPFVAKVLESSVRSVVFRPPNPWTMAIMNVLAELHQEHDLKLNLKFEIEVLCKNLALDINELKPGSLLKDKDRLKNLDEQLSAPKKDVKQPEELPPITTTTASTTPATSTTCTATVPPQPQYSYHDINVYSLGGLAPHITLNPTIPLFQAHPQLKQCVRQAIERAVQELVHPVVDRSIKIAMTTCEQIVRKDFALDSEESRMRVAAHHMMRNLTAGMAMITCREPLLMSIATNLKNSFATALRAASPQQRDMMEQAAAQLAQDNCELACCFIQKTAVEKAGPEMDKRLATEFELRKHARQEGRRYCDPVVLTYQAERMPEQIRLKVGGVDPKQLAVYEEFARNVPGFLPTNDLTQPTGFLAQPMKQAWATDDVAQIYDKCMTELEQHLQSIPHTLAMNPQAQALRSLLEAVVVARNSRDAIAALGLLQKAVEGLLDATSGADADLLLRYRECHLLVLKALQDGRAYGSPWCNKQITRCLIECRDEYKYNVEAVELLIRNHLVNMQQYDLHLAQSMENGLNYMAVAFAMQLVKILLVDERSVAHVTEADLFHTIETLMRINAHSRGNAPEGLPQLMEVVRSNYEAMIDRAHGGPNFMMHSGISQASEYDDPPGLREKAEYLLREWVNLYHSAAAGRDSTKAFSAFVGQMHQQGILKTDDLITRFFRLCTEMCVEISYRAQAEQQHNPAANPTMIRAKCYHNLDAFVRLIALLVKHSGEATNTVTKINLLNKVLGIVVGVLLQDHDVRQSEFQQLPYHRIFIMLLLELNAPEHVLETINFQTLTAFCNTFHILRPTKAPGFVYAWLELISHRIFIARMLAHTPQQKGWPMYAQLLIDLFKYLAPFLRNVELTKPMQILYKGTLRVLLVLLHDFPEFLCDYHYGFCDVIPPNCIQLRNLILSAFPRNMRLPDPFTPNLKVDMLSEINIAPRILTNFTGVMPPQFKKDLDSYLKTRSPVTFLSDLRSNLQVSNEPGNRYNIQLINALVLYVGTQAIAHIHNKGSTPSMSTITHSAHMDIFQNLAVDLDTEGRYLFLNAIANQLRYPNSHTHYFSCTMLYLFAEANTEAIQEQITRVLLERLIVNRPHPWGLLITFIELIKNPAFKFWNHEFVHCAPEIEKLFQSVAQCCMGQKQAQQVMEGTGAS from the exons attgTGAATAGGCACGGTCCCGAGGCAGACAGGCATTTACTACGCTGTCTATTCTCGCACGTGGATTTCAGTGGCGATGGTAAAAGCAGTGGCAAAGATTTTCATCAG ACTCAATTTCTGATCCAGGAGTGTGCGTCGCTGATTACAAAACCAAACTTTATCTCGACGCTGTCCTACGCCATTGACAATCCGTTGCACTATCAGAAG AGTCTAAAGCCTTCACCCCATTTATTTGCCCAATTGAGTAAAGTCATCAAATTAAGTAAAGTTCAAGAG GTGATTTTTGGTCTCGCTTTACTGAACTCTTTCAGCTCAGATCTACGAGGTTTTG CTGCCCAGTTTATCAAACAGAAACTCCCAGATCTTTTGCGCTCGTACATTGACGCGGACGTCAGTGGAAATCAAGAAGGTGGCTTCCAAGATATTGCAATAGAGGTCCTGCACCTTCTCCTCTCCCATCTCCTCTTTGGGCAGAAGGGAGCCTTTGGGGTAGGACAGGAACAGATTGACGCTTTCCTCAAAACATTACGTAGAG ATTTTCCCCAGGAGCGTTGCCCTGTGGTGCTTGCACCACTTCTATACCCTGAAAAACGGGACATTCTAATGGACAGGATCCTGCCTGATTCTGGAGGGATAGCCAAAACCATGATGGAGAGTTCTCTGGCAGATTTCATGCAGGAAGTTGGCTATGGCTTTTGTACAAG TGTTGAAGAATGTCGCAACATAATCATGCAGTTTGGTGTGCGGGAAGTCACGGCTGCCCAGgttgccagggttttggggatgATGGCTCGAACTCATTCGGGATTGACAGATGGTATTCCATTACAA TCTATTTCGGCTCCTGGCAGTGGGATTTGGAGTGATGGGAAAGATAAAAGTGATGGAGCACAAGCCCATACCTGGAATGTGGAGGTCTTAATTGATGTTCTTAAAGAGCTG AATCCTAGCCTGGACTTCAAAGTAGTTACCTATGAATTGGACCATCCGGGATTTCAGATTCGTGACAGCAAGGGCCTGCATATTGTAGTGTTTGGCATCCAGAGAGGGCTGGGCATGGAAGTTTTTCCAGTTAACGCCATATACAGACCGTGGAAGCACGCAGAGGGCCAG CTTTCCTTCATTCAACATTCCCTCATAAATCCCGACATCTTCTGTTTTGCTGACTACCCCTGTCATACTGTTGCTACGGACATCCTGAAAGCACCACCAGAGGATGACAATCGAGAAATTGCTACATG gaAGAGCCTGGATTTGATTGAATCTCTATTACGATTGGCAGAAGTGGGACAGTATGAGCAGGTTAAGCAGCTCTTCAGTTTTCCTATCAAACATTGCCCAGATATGTTGGTATTGGCCTTACTGCAGATCAACACATCCTGGCACACCTTGCGCCATGAACTTATCTCCACGCTCATGCCAATTTTCCTTGGCAACCATCCCAACTCTGCCATCATTTTGCACTATGCATGGCATGGACAG GGTCAGTCTCCTTCAATTCGTCAGCTTATCATGCATGCGATGGCAGAATGGTACATGAGAGGGGAGCAGTATGACCAGGCAAAACTGTCACGTATTCTTGATGTGGCGCAAGACTTGAAG gcctTGTCAATGCTGCTAAATGGTACTCCATTTGCCTTTGTTATTGACCTTGCTGCACTTGCCTCTCGACGGGAATACCTCAAACTTGACAAATGGCTCACAGATAAAATTCGGGAGCATGGG GAGCCCTTCATCCAGGCCTGTATGACTTTCTTAAAAAGAAGATGTCCATCTATCCTGGGTGGCCTTGCTCCAGAAAAAGATCAACCCAAAAGTGCTCAGCTTCCTCCAGAAACCTTGGCAACTATGCTGGCATGTCTGCAAGCTTGTGCTGG GAGTGTTTCTCAGGAGCTGTCAGAGaccatcctcaccatggtagccaACTGCAGTAATGTCATGAACAAGGCCAGACAGCCACCACCTGGAGTCATGCCAAAAGGACGCCCGCCCAGTGCTAGCAGCTTGGATGCCATTTCTCCTGTACAG ATCGACTCGCTTGCAGGAATGGCATCTCTTAGTTTAGGTGGCTCAGCGGCTCCTCACACCCAGAGCATGCAAGGCTTCCCTCCAAACCTGGGCTCTGCGTTCAGTACTCCTCAGTCACCAGCAAAAGCGTTCCCCCCTCTTTCCACGCAAAACCAGACAACGGGTTTCAGTGGCATCGGAGGACTCTCCTCACAGCTTCCAG TAGGTGGTCTTAGTACGGGTAGCCTGACTGGCATAGGAACCGGAGCCCTGGGCCTTCCTGCGGTGAACAATGATCCATTCGTGCAAAGGAAGCTGAGCACATCTGGACTGAACCAGCCTACATTCCAGCAGA CCGACTTATCTCAGGTGTGGCCAGAGGCTAATCAGCACTTTAGCAAAGAAATAGATGATGAGGCAAACAGCTACTTCCAGCGTATTTACAACCATCCACCACATCCAACCATGTCTGTAGATGAG GTCTTGGAAATGCTGCAGAGGTTTAAGGACTCCAACATTAAACGAGAACGAGAAGTGTTTAACTGTATGCTGAGGAACTTGTTTGAGGAATACCGCTTCTTTCCCCAGTACCCAGATAAAGAGCTGCACATAACAGCCTGCCTCTTCGGTGGGATCATAGAGAAAGGACTGGTTACTTATATGGCATTGGGCCTGGCCCTGCGCTATGTTCTTGAAGCCTTACGAAAGCCTTTTGCATCCAAAATGTACTATTTTGGTATTGCTGCACTAGATAGATTTAAAAATAG ACTGAAGGACTATCCCCAGTATTGTCAGCACTTGGCTTCTATTAGTCACTTTATACAGTTCCCACATCATTTACAGGAG TACATAGAATACGGACAGCAATCCAGAGATCCTCCTGTGAAGATGCAGGGTTCAATCACCACCCCTGGAAGTATTGCACTTGCCCAGGCTCAGGCCCAGGCCCAAGTTCCAGCAAAAGCTCCTCTTGCTGGCCAAGTCAGCACTATAGTAACCACCTCAACCACCACCACTGTTGCAAAAACCATTACAATTACACGACCGACTGGAGTCAGCTTCAAGAAAGATGTGCCG CCTTCCATTAATACTACCAACATTGATACGCTGTTAGTAGCAACAGATCAAACTGAGAGAATTGTGGAACCTCCAGAGAATGTCCAGGAAAAAATTGCTTTCATCTTCAATAATCTGTCTCAGTCAAATATGACACAGAAG GTTGAAGAGTTGAAGGAAACAGTGAAAGAAGAGTTCATGCCTTGGGTATCACAGTATCTGGTGATGAAGAGAGTCAGTATTGAGCCAAATTTTCACAGCTTATATTCAAACTTCCTTGACACGCTTAAGAATCCAGAGTTTAATAAAATGGTTCTGAATGAAACCTACAGAAATATCAAG GTGCTACTGACATCAGATAAAGCTGCAGCCAACTTTTCAGACCGTTCCTTGTTAAAAAACCTTGGTCACTGGCTGGGAATGATTACGCTGGCTAAAAATAAGCCCATCTTGCACACG GATTTGGATGTGAAATCACTACTACTGGAAGCCTACGTTAAGGGACAGCAGGAATTGCTTTATGTAGTGCCATTTGTTGCCAAAGTCTTAGAATCCAGTGTCAGGAGTGTG GTCTTCAGGCCTCCAAACCCATGGACGATGGCCATTATGAATGTTTTAGCTGAGCTGCATCAGGAACATGATCTAAAA TTGAATCTGAAGTTTGAGATTGAGGTGCTCTGCAAGAATCTTGCACTAGACATCAATGAGCTGAAACCTGGAAGTCTCCTGAAAGATAAGGATCGTCTGAAAAACCTGGACGAACAGCTGTCTGCTCCAAAGAAGGATGTGAAGCAGCCAGAAGAGCTACCACCCATCACAACAACTA CTGCTTCTACAACTCCAGCTACCAGCACCACTTGTACAGCCACAGTTCCTCCACAGCCCCAGTACAGTTATCATGACATTAACGTCTATTCTTTAGGAGGGTTGGCTCCACATATTACCCTAAATCCAACG ATTCCGCTGTTTCAAGCCCACCCGCAGCTGAAGCAGTGTGTGCGGCAGGCGATAGAGCGAGCAGTGCAAGAGCTTGTCCATCCAGTGGTCGATCGGTCCATCAAGATTGCCATGACTACTTGTGAGCAGATAGTCAGGAAGGACTTTGCACTGGATTCTGAAGAGTCACGGATGCGTGTGGCCGCGCACCACATGATGCGGAACCTGACCGCGGGGATGGCCATGATTACCTGCAGGGAACCTTTGCTGATGAGCATAGCTACCAACTTGAAAAACAGTTTTGCTACTGCGCTGAGG GCAGCCTCCCCACAACAGAGGGACATGATGGAGCAGGCGGCTGCCCAGCTAGCGCAGGATAACTGTGAGCTGGCGTGCTGCTTTATCCAGAAGACAGCTGTGGAAAAGGCAGGCCCTGAGATGGACAAGAGGCTCGCAACT GAATTTGAGCTCAGAAAACATGCTAGACAAGAGGGTCGTCGGTACTGTGATCCTGTCGTGTTAACTTACCAGGCTGAGCGGATGCCAGAACAGATCAGGTTGAAG GTTGGAGGTGTGGACCCAAAACAGCTGGCTGTTTATGAAGAGTTTGCACGTAATGTCCCTGGCTTCTTGCCTACCAATGACTTAACTCAGCCTACAGGATTCCTGGCTCAGCCTATGAAG CAAGCTTGGGCCACAGATGACGTAGCACAAATCTATGACAAATGTATGACAGAACTGGAGCAGCACCTGCAGTCCATCCCACACACCCTGGCCATGAATCCTCAAGCTCAAGCATTGCGCAGCCTCTTGGAGGCTGTGGTAGTGGCTCGTAACTCCCGTGATGCTATTGCTGCACTTGGGCTACTGCAAAAG GCTGTAGAGGGTTTACTGGATGCCACCAGCGGGGCAGATGCCGACCTCCTGCTTCGCTATCGTGAGTGTCATCTGCTTGTGCTGAAGGCTCTGCAGGATGGCCGCGCATATGGATCTCCGTGGTGTAATAAACAAATTACTAG GTGCCTGATTGAATGCAGAGATGAGTATAAGTACAATGTGGAAGCTGTGGAGCTGCTAATCCGCAATCACCTTGTTAACATGCAGCAGTACGACCTTCACTTGGCTCAG TCAATGGAGAATGGTTTGAACTACATGGCTGTGGCGTTTGCCATGCAGTTGGTAAAGATCCTGTTGGTGGATGAGAGAAGTGTCGCCCACGTAACAGAGGCAGATTTGTTTCACACAATTGAGACACTCATGAGGATTAATGCTCATTCCAGAGGAAACGCTCCAGAAGG ATTACCCCAGCTGATGGAAGTGGTCCGATCAAACTACGAAGCAATGATTGACCGTGCTCATGGAGGTCCCAATTTCATGATGCATTCAGGAATTTCCCAAGCCTCTGAGTATGATGATCCGCCAGGTCTGAGGGAGAAGGCGGAATACCTGCTGAGGGAATGGGTGAACCTCTACCATTCAGCTGCCGCGGGCCGTGACAGTACCAAAGCATTCTCTGCGTTTGTTGGACAG ATGCACCAGCAAGGAATCCTAAAAACAGACGACCTGATCACCCGCTTTTTCCGTCTTTGCACCGAAATGTGTGTTGAAATCAGCTATCGTGCTCAGGCTGAGCAACAGCACAATCCTGCTGCCAACCCCACTATGATTCGAGCCAAGTGCTACCATAATTTGGATGCCTTTGTGCGACTTATTGCGCTGCTAGTGAAGCACTCTGGGGAGGCAACCAACACTGTTACAAAGATCAACCTTCTGAATAAG GTTCTTGGTATTGTGGTTGGAGTTCTTCTGCAAGACCATGATGTTCGACAAAGTGAGTTTCAGCAACTCCCTTACCATCGCATTTTCATCATGTTACTGTTGGAATTAAATGCTCCTGAGCATGTGCTGGAGACCATCAACTTCCAGACACTCACAGCTTTCTG taacacatTTCACATCCTGAGGCCTACAAAAGCTCCAGGTTTTGTTTATGCCTGGCTGGAACTCATCTCCCATCGGATATTTATTGCAAGAATGCTGGCACATACACCACAGCAGAAG ggTTGGCCTATGTATGCCCAGTTACTGATTGATCTTTTCAAGTACTTGGCTCCTTTCCTTAGAAATGTGGAACTCACCAAACCTATGCAAATTCTttacaag GGCACTCTGCGTGTGTTGCTGGTCTTATTGCATGATTTCCCAGAATTTCTTTGTGACTACCATTATGGGTTCTGTGACGTGATCCCACCTAACTGTATTCAGCTAAGGAATCTGATCTTGAGTGCCTTCCCACGAAACATGAGGCTTCCAGACCCTTTCACCCCCAATCTAAAG GTGGACATGTTAAGTGAGATTAATATTGCACCACGAATACTCACGAATTTCACTGGAGTGATGccacctcagttcaagaaagatttGGATTCCTATCTCAAAACCCGTTCTCCAGTCACCTTTTTGTCTGACTTGCGCAGCAACCTACAA GTATCAAATGAACCTGGCAACCGCTACAACATCCAGCTGATTAATGCACTGGTGCTCTACGTAGGTACTCAAGCTATTGCGCACATTCACAACAAAGGCAGCACACCCTCTATGAGCACCATCACCCACTCGGCTCACATGGACATCTTCCAGAATTTGGCGGTAGACCTGGACACTGAAG GCCGGTACCTTTTCTTGAACGCAATTGCCAATCAGCTGCGATACCCCAACAGTCACACCCACTACTTCAGCTGCACCATGTTGTACCTGTTTGCAGAGGCCAACACTGAGGCCATCCAGGAGCAGATCACCAG GGTTCTCTTGGAACGACTGATTGTAAATAGGCCTCATCCCTGGGGTCTCCTTATTACTTTCATTGAGCTGATAAAAAACCCAGCATTTAAGTTCTGGAACCATGAGTTTGTTCACTGTGCTCCAGAAATCGAGAA GTTGTTCCAGTCAGTTGCACAGTGCTGCATGGGGCAGAAGCAGGCCCAGCAAGTCATGGAAGGGACTGGTGCCAGTTAG